One Dehalococcoidia bacterium genomic window carries:
- a CDS encoding twin-arginine translocation signal domain-containing protein, giving the protein MPEEIKDAGGISRRDFLKNTGLLVGGVAAGSLGIISTTGCGQKTIPAVTTSVFVCPICGQEFTSLEEVQAHFISAHPLAGNLTADQLTGLNINGIDYLLQVRPDWTLAFVLRDKLGLFGTKVGCDMGACGACTVLVDGVAMFSCIMLAVECGGMKIQTIEGLSDGIKLSPVQQKFYDNEAFQCGFCTPGFIMAAQGLLAVNAKPGVEDVRQALAGHICTCGNFKKTIEAVAGGI; this is encoded by the coding sequence ATGCCAGAAGAAATCAAAGATGCAGGCGGAATCTCCAGAAGAGACTTTCTGAAGAATACGGGGCTGCTTGTAGGCGGAGTTGCCGCCGGCTCTCTTGGCATCATCTCAACCACCGGATGCGGCCAGAAGACTATCCCCGCCGTCACGACCAGCGTCTTCGTTTGTCCCATCTGCGGGCAGGAATTTACCAGCCTGGAAGAAGTTCAGGCCCACTTTATTTCAGCACATCCGCTGGCCGGCAATTTGACAGCCGACCAGCTTACCGGCCTGAATATCAATGGCATCGATTACCTGCTACAGGTACGGCCGGACTGGACGCTGGCTTTTGTGCTGCGGGACAAGCTGGGGCTTTTCGGGACTAAGGTAGGCTGCGACATGGGAGCCTGCGGGGCCTGCACCGTCCTCGTCGACGGGGTTGCCATGTTTTCATGCATTATGCTGGCCGTGGAGTGCGGAGGCATGAAAATCCAGACCATAGAAGGGCTTTCGGATGGCATCAAGCTGAGCCCTGTCCAGCAAAAATTTTACGATAATGAGGCTTTCCAGTGCGGATTTTGCACTCCGGGGTTCATCATGGCCGCCCAGGGGCTTTTAGCAGTCAATGCGAAACCCGGCGTTGAAGACGTGCGCCAGGCTCTCGCCGGACATATCTGCACCTGCGGTAATTTCAAAAAGACTATCGAAGCGGTGGCGGGCGGCATATGA
- a CDS encoding xanthine dehydrogenase family protein molybdopterin-binding subunit, which yields MTDITPLSILGNPGNHDQHGAYIVTGKADFAGDRLPVTKLYGALKLANIAHGKIKNIDASRALAEPGVKAVITHGECPIWMDAIYFWGQEVAGVVADDPNTAVRAARLIKVEYQVSPFVLDPDEAMKNGAVLSDIIPGTNTRLVTNLTRGDVSAGMSSADIVLEAVQPWSASYQHNTIEPHQSVAWWVGEHVYFWVPSQHIHNAKNTFVNSLGMPGNHVHAFTHFTGCGHGDKNSANAAVIAAVMSRAAGGAPVHFIESRHDNVLVNTRQFSVKSSIKFGARKDGTLTAIDARFWGDGGRNAAAPIANVHFGLRTTYKCPAASFQVTVVSTNSPPRGFWRCVNDPPGAVNYDAALDKLAQKLGIDPYQLRRKNMRPFDAPDQDPPFQVWGGTALEECFDWVCGNSGYKDKYHAAGAKTLEDGRLHGIAITGHIDSHGTVSGASRGATILMTPDGRALINMGGARGSEGGATVCCHIAAETLGMKYEDVGVGEWGNTDATLDAGMQAGSTFTPSAGAAFYNAALDLRTKVLNFAVTRVPFRDSTVEHLDTKNSEVFLKNDVTRKLSFREVMSSAPPTAGVGNGWSPSLRSRSVGGVAVGSACNCNGDSATCAEVAVDTETGEVEIIGLWNAVDTGRTVFKQGALKEMMSGNELIIGQALFYGDIYDKATGAVISTSYVDALFPTTLDFETERLHVQDIESDDAAGPYGAHGIGEPCVSNYSAIICAIFNATGKWVDMDKGACTPDKVLKALGKA from the coding sequence ATGACGGACATCACGCCGCTCAGTATCTTGGGAAACCCGGGTAATCACGACCAGCATGGCGCGTACATCGTGACCGGCAAAGCCGATTTCGCGGGTGACCGTCTCCCCGTGACGAAGCTGTACGGCGCGCTCAAGCTGGCAAATATCGCTCATGGTAAGATAAAAAACATAGATGCCTCCCGGGCTCTGGCCGAACCTGGCGTTAAGGCCGTTATCACTCACGGTGAGTGTCCTATATGGATGGATGCCATTTATTTCTGGGGACAGGAAGTGGCCGGGGTGGTGGCCGACGACCCGAATACCGCTGTGCGCGCCGCCCGCCTCATCAAGGTGGAATATCAGGTTTCTCCTTTTGTACTGGACCCGGATGAGGCTATGAAAAATGGCGCTGTCCTGTCAGACATTATTCCGGGGACCAATACCCGTCTGGTTACCAACCTGACTCGCGGCGATGTTAGTGCTGGAATGTCCAGCGCCGATATCGTGCTGGAGGCGGTCCAGCCGTGGTCCGCGAGTTATCAGCACAATACTATCGAGCCGCATCAGTCCGTGGCGTGGTGGGTGGGTGAGCACGTGTATTTCTGGGTGCCTTCGCAGCACATTCACAACGCTAAAAACACCTTCGTTAATTCCCTGGGCATGCCGGGGAATCATGTCCATGCCTTCACGCATTTCACAGGCTGCGGCCACGGCGATAAAAACAGCGCCAATGCCGCCGTCATTGCCGCGGTGATGTCCAGAGCGGCGGGGGGCGCGCCGGTACATTTTATCGAGAGCCGCCACGATAACGTGCTGGTCAATACGCGCCAGTTTTCGGTCAAATCATCGATCAAATTCGGTGCCAGAAAAGACGGCACGCTCACTGCTATCGATGCCAGGTTCTGGGGTGACGGCGGGCGCAATGCTGCGGCCCCCATTGCCAACGTACATTTCGGGCTGCGCACTACTTACAAATGCCCTGCTGCCTCTTTCCAGGTCACAGTAGTGAGTACCAATTCGCCTCCGCGCGGTTTCTGGCGCTGTGTTAACGACCCTCCGGGAGCCGTCAACTACGACGCGGCACTGGACAAGCTGGCACAGAAACTGGGGATAGACCCATACCAGTTGCGCCGCAAGAACATGCGGCCTTTCGATGCCCCGGACCAGGACCCGCCTTTCCAGGTGTGGGGCGGCACGGCGCTGGAAGAGTGTTTCGATTGGGTGTGCGGAAACAGCGGATATAAAGACAAATATCACGCTGCGGGGGCTAAAACGCTGGAGGACGGCAGGCTGCACGGAATCGCTATCACCGGGCATATCGACAGCCACGGCACGGTCAGCGGGGCAAGCCGGGGGGCTACGATATTGATGACTCCCGACGGCCGGGCGCTTATTAACATGGGGGGCGCCCGCGGCAGCGAGGGTGGAGCGACGGTCTGCTGTCATATCGCCGCCGAGACCCTCGGCATGAAATACGAAGATGTAGGGGTGGGAGAGTGGGGCAATACCGACGCCACGCTGGATGCCGGTATGCAGGCTGGCTCTACATTCACGCCCTCGGCAGGGGCGGCTTTCTACAACGCCGCCTTGGACCTGCGTACCAAGGTGTTAAATTTTGCCGTCACCCGGGTGCCATTCCGCGATTCGACTGTCGAGCATCTGGATACCAAAAACAGCGAGGTATTTCTTAAAAACGACGTTACGAGGAAGCTTTCGTTCCGGGAAGTGATGTCCAGCGCGCCTCCGACGGCCGGGGTGGGCAACGGCTGGTCGCCGAGCCTGAGAAGCCGTTCAGTGGGAGGTGTGGCTGTGGGAAGCGCCTGTAACTGCAACGGTGACTCCGCCACTTGTGCGGAAGTAGCGGTCGACACGGAAACCGGCGAAGTGGAAATCATCGGGCTCTGGAACGCGGTAGATACGGGACGAACGGTTTTCAAACAGGGCGCCTTGAAAGAGATGATGTCCGGCAACGAGCTGATAATCGGGCAGGCGCTCTTTTACGGCGATATCTATGATAAGGCGACGGGAGCTGTAATCAGCACCAGCTATGTGGATGCCCTGTTTCCCACCACGCTCGATTTTGAAACCGAACGGCTGCATGTCCAGGACATTGAGTCGGATGACGCCGCCGGCCCGTACGGCGCGCACGGCATAGGCGAGCCGTGCGTCAGCAACTACTCGGCGATAATATGCGCTATTTTTAACGCTACGGGCAAATGGGTCGATATGGATAAAGGCGCCTGTACCCCGGACAAGGTGCTTAAAGCACTGGGTAAAGCCTGA
- a CDS encoding dehalogenase, whose product MQFILGLVVGAALMWLAQWLQRKGIAIRWYEWLVAALGFMMLVWTVNDYFGSIAEHNEAASRVFLWLLGTPAVILLGLAVFLPWWRMRRSKIVAKLTDAKQ is encoded by the coding sequence ATGCAATTCATCCTCGGTCTTGTGGTCGGAGCTGCCCTTATGTGGCTGGCCCAATGGTTACAGCGCAAAGGAATCGCTATCAGATGGTATGAGTGGCTCGTGGCCGCTCTGGGCTTCATGATGCTCGTCTGGACGGTGAATGATTACTTCGGTTCGATAGCCGAGCATAACGAGGCCGCCTCCCGCGTCTTTTTGTGGCTGCTTGGGACACCCGCTGTCATACTGCTTGGACTGGCGGTTTTTCTGCCGTGGTGGAGAATGCGCCGGTCTAAAATAGTCGCCAAATTAACTGACGCGAAACAATAG